The following are encoded together in the Drosophila sechellia strain sech25 chromosome 3R, ASM438219v1, whole genome shotgun sequence genome:
- the LOC6619497 gene encoding coatomer subunit gamma isoform X2: MGSFRREKDEEEDAGPSNAYQNLEKTSVLQETRTFNETPVNPRKCIHILTKILYLINQGEQLVAREATDCFFAMTKLFQSKDVVLRRMVYLGIKELSSIAEDVIIVTSSLTKDMTGKEDLYRAAAIRALCSITDNTMLQAVERYMKQCIVDKNAAVSCAALVSSLRLANTAGDVVKRWANEAQEALNSDNIMVQYHALGLLYHIRKSDRLAVSKLVNKLTRGSLKSPYAVCMLIRIACKLIEEEDIPSEELSDSPLFTFIESCLRHKSEMVIYEAAHAIVNLKNTNPRMLSPAFSILQLFCSSPKATLRFAAVRTLNKVAMTHPAAVTTCNLDLEGLITDSNRSVATLAITTLLKTGAESSVERLMKQISTFVAEISDEFKVVVVQAICALCTKYPRKHTVLMNFLSGMLREEGGLEYKTSIVDTIITIIEENADAKESGLSHLCEFIEDCEHVSLAVRILHLLGKEGPFAATPSKYIRFIYNRVILESPIVRAAAVTAMAQFGASCPALLSNILVLLGRCQMDPDDEVRDRATYYLSILNSERPELYKNYIIERENCSLALLEKSLVEHLNGDLDTRFDISIVPKAAIVKPVIANDVMLVTSSAPRPPKITREEESAARLAQLPGIQVLGPIHRSTAPIQLTESETEYTVQCIKHIFGQHVVFQFDCLNTLSDQILENVRVELTLPEGFTTRAVIPCPKLPYNDLQTTFVIVEFPPDAANSIATFGATLRFVVKDCDPNTGEPESEEGYDDEYMLEDLELTVADQIQKTRKNNFQVSWDAADSEEWLQAEDTFVLSAVTTLQDAVNTIVKILGLGAANLSENVPEGTHLHTLLCSGTFRGGAEILVRAKLALSEGVTLNLTVRSTDQDVAELITAAIG, from the exons ATGGGTTCGTTTCGCCGCGAGAaagacgaggaggaggacg CAGGCCCGAGCAATGCGTACCAGAACCTGGAAAAAACCTCGGTGCTTCAGGAGACGCGCACCTTCAATGAGACGCCGGTGAACCCAAGGAAGTGCATCCACATCCTGACCAAAATCCTGTACCTGATCAATCAGGGTGAGCAGCTTGTGGCCCGCGAGGCTACCGACTGCTTTTTCGCGATGACGAAGCTCTTCCAATCTAAGGACGTGGTGCTGCGTCGTATGGTATACCTGGGCATCAAGGAGCTGAGCTCCATTGCCGAGGACGTCATCATCGTTACCAGCTCGCTAACGAAGGATATGACCGGCAAGGAAGACCTGTACAGGGCCGCTGCAATCCGGGCTTTGTGCAGCATCACGGATAACACCATGTTGCAGGCCGTGGAGCGCTACATGAAGCAGTGCATTGTAGACAAAAACGCGGCGGTTTCTTGTGCTGCATTGGTCAGTTCCTTGAGATTGGCCAACACTGCGGGCGACGTAGTCAAGAGGTGGGCAAACGAGGCCCAGGAGGCCTTGAACAGCGACAACATCATGGTACAGTACCACGCCTTGGGTCTGCTCTACCATATCCGCAAGTCGGATCGGCTGGCTGTCTCCAAATTGGTCAACAAGCTGACCAGAGGCTCTTTGAAGAGTCCCTATGCCGTTTGCATGCTG ATACGCATTGCCTGTAAGCTAATCGAAGAGGAGGACATTCCCTCTGAGGAGCTTTCCGATTCACCCTTGTTTACGTTCATCGAGTCCTGTCTGCGCCACAAGAGCGAGATGGTCATCTACGAGGCGGCCCATGCCATTGTCAACCTCAAGAACACCAATCCGCGAATGCTATCGCCGGCGTTCTCCATCCTCCAGCTTTTCTGCAGCTCGCCGAAGGCAACGTTGCGCTTTGCGGCCGTGCGCACGCTCAACAAGGTGGCGATGACGCACCCGGCAGCGGTGACCACCTGTAACTTGGACCTGGAAGGTCTCATCACGGACTCCAATCGATCGGTGGCCACTCTGGCCATCACTACGCTGCTAAAGACCGGCGCTGAATCCTCGGTAGAGCGTTTGATGAAGCAGATCTCCACGTTTGTGGCCGAGATTTCCGATGAGTTCAAGGTGGTGGTCGTACAGGCCATTTGCGCTCTGTGCACCAAATATCCGCGCAAGCACACAGTGCTGATGAACTTCCTCAGCGGTATGCTGCGCGAGGAGGGTGGCCTTGAGTACAAGACCTCCATAGTTGACACCATCATCACGATCATCGAAGAGAATGCGGACGCCAAGGAGTCCGGCTTGTCGCATCTGTGCGAGTTCATCGAGGATTGTGAACACGTTTCACTGGCGGTGAGGATTCTTCACCTGCTGGGCAAGGAGGGACCCTTTGCGGCCACACCATCTAAGTACATACGCTTTATCTATAATCGCGTCATCTTGGAGAGCCCTATTGTGCGAGCAGCCGCGGTCACGGCCATGGCCCAGTTTGGAGCATCTTGCCCAGCCTTGTTAAGCAATATCCTCGTTCTGCTGGGTCGTTGCCAGATGGACCCGGACGACGAGGTGCGTGACCGTGCCACCTACTACCTTAGCATTCTTAACTCGGAAAGGCCAGAGCTGTACAAGAACTACATCATCGAGAGGGAGAACTGTTCTCTGGCTCTGCTGGAGAAGTCGCTGGTCGAACATCTGAATGGTGACCTGGACACACGCTTCGATATTTCCATTGTGCCCAAGGCGGCCATAGTTAAGCCAGTTATTGCCAACGACGTAATGCTAGTTACCAGCAGTGCTCCACGACCGCCGAAGATCACGCGGGAGGAGGAGAGTGCTGCACGTTTGGCACAGCTGCCGGGCATCCAGGTGCTGGGCCCCATCCATCGCAGCACAGCTCCCATCCAGCTGACCGAAAGCGAAACGGAGTATACGGTGCAGTGCATCAAACACATATTCGGCCAGCACGTGGTCTTCCAGTTCGATTGCTTGAATACGCTGTCCGATCAAATCTTGGAAAATGTGCGGGTGGAACTCACGCTGCCGGAAGGATTCACAACCAGGGCGGTCATTCCATGTCCCAAGCTACCCTACAACGATCTGCAAACTACTTTTGTCATCGTAGAATTCCCGCCCGATGCCGCCAATTCCATTG CCACCTTTGGTGCCACTTTACGATTTGTGGTCAAGGACTGCGATCCCAACACAGGCGAGCCGGAGTCAGAGGAGGGCTATGACGACGAGTACATGCTAGAGGATTTGGAGCTGACGGTTGCCGATCAGATACAGAAAACCAGAAAGAACAATTTCCAAGTGTCCTGGGATGCGGCTGACAGCGAAG AATGGCTACAAGCCGAGGATACCTTTGTGCTGTCGGCAGTGACCACCTTGCAGGATGCCGTCAATACTATAGTCAAGATCCTGGGCTTGGGCGCTGCAAACCTCTCTGAGAATGTGCCCGAGGGTACGCACCTGCATACGCTGCTCTGTTCAG GAACCTTCAGAGGCGGCGCCGAGATTCTGGTGCGGGCCAAGCTGGCGCTTTCAGAAGGCGTAACGCTCAATCTGACGGTGCGCAGCACGGATCAGGACGTGGCGGAGCTCATAACGGCGGCCATCGGATAA
- the LOC6619497 gene encoding coatomer subunit gamma isoform X3, with product MGSFRREKDEEEDGPSNAYQNLEKTSVLQETRTFNETPVNPRKCIHILTKILYLINQGEQLVAREATDCFFAMTKLFQSKDVVLRRMVYLGIKELSSIAEDVIIVTSSLTKDMTGKEDLYRAAAIRALCSITDNTMLQAVERYMKQCIVDKNAAVSCAALVSSLRLANTAGDVVKRWANEAQEALNSDNIMVQYHALGLLYHIRKSDRLAVSKLVNKLTRGSLKSPYAVCMLIRIACKLIEEEDIPSEELSDSPLFTFIESCLRHKSEMVIYEAAHAIVNLKNTNPRMLSPAFSILQLFCSSPKATLRFAAVRTLNKVAMTHPAAVTTCNLDLEGLITDSNRSVATLAITTLLKTGAESSVERLMKQISTFVAEISDEFKVVVVQAICALCTKYPRKHTVLMNFLSGMLREEGGLEYKTSIVDTIITIIEENADAKESGLSHLCEFIEDCEHVSLAVRILHLLGKEGPFAATPSKYIRFIYNRVILESPIVRAAAVTAMAQFGASCPALLSNILVLLGRCQMDPDDEVRDRATYYLSILNSERPELYKNYIIERENCSLALLEKSLVEHLNGDLDTRFDISIVPKAAIVKPVIANDVMLVTSSAPRPPKITREEESAARLAQLPGIQVLGPIHRSTAPIQLTESETEYTVQCIKHIFGQHVVFQFDCLNTLSDQILENVRVELTLPEGFTTRAVIPCPKLPYNDLQTTFVIVEFPPDAANSIATFGATLRFVVKDCDPNTGEPESEEGYDDEYMLEDLELTVADQIQKTRKNNFQVSWDAADSEEWLQAEDTFVLSAVTTLQDAVNTIVKILGLGAANLSENVPEGTHLHTLLCSGTFRGGAEILVRAKLALSEGVTLNLTVRSTDQDVAELITAAIG from the exons ATGGGTTCGTTTCGCCGCGAGAaagacgaggaggaggacg GCCCGAGCAATGCGTACCAGAACCTGGAAAAAACCTCGGTGCTTCAGGAGACGCGCACCTTCAATGAGACGCCGGTGAACCCAAGGAAGTGCATCCACATCCTGACCAAAATCCTGTACCTGATCAATCAGGGTGAGCAGCTTGTGGCCCGCGAGGCTACCGACTGCTTTTTCGCGATGACGAAGCTCTTCCAATCTAAGGACGTGGTGCTGCGTCGTATGGTATACCTGGGCATCAAGGAGCTGAGCTCCATTGCCGAGGACGTCATCATCGTTACCAGCTCGCTAACGAAGGATATGACCGGCAAGGAAGACCTGTACAGGGCCGCTGCAATCCGGGCTTTGTGCAGCATCACGGATAACACCATGTTGCAGGCCGTGGAGCGCTACATGAAGCAGTGCATTGTAGACAAAAACGCGGCGGTTTCTTGTGCTGCATTGGTCAGTTCCTTGAGATTGGCCAACACTGCGGGCGACGTAGTCAAGAGGTGGGCAAACGAGGCCCAGGAGGCCTTGAACAGCGACAACATCATGGTACAGTACCACGCCTTGGGTCTGCTCTACCATATCCGCAAGTCGGATCGGCTGGCTGTCTCCAAATTGGTCAACAAGCTGACCAGAGGCTCTTTGAAGAGTCCCTATGCCGTTTGCATGCTG ATACGCATTGCCTGTAAGCTAATCGAAGAGGAGGACATTCCCTCTGAGGAGCTTTCCGATTCACCCTTGTTTACGTTCATCGAGTCCTGTCTGCGCCACAAGAGCGAGATGGTCATCTACGAGGCGGCCCATGCCATTGTCAACCTCAAGAACACCAATCCGCGAATGCTATCGCCGGCGTTCTCCATCCTCCAGCTTTTCTGCAGCTCGCCGAAGGCAACGTTGCGCTTTGCGGCCGTGCGCACGCTCAACAAGGTGGCGATGACGCACCCGGCAGCGGTGACCACCTGTAACTTGGACCTGGAAGGTCTCATCACGGACTCCAATCGATCGGTGGCCACTCTGGCCATCACTACGCTGCTAAAGACCGGCGCTGAATCCTCGGTAGAGCGTTTGATGAAGCAGATCTCCACGTTTGTGGCCGAGATTTCCGATGAGTTCAAGGTGGTGGTCGTACAGGCCATTTGCGCTCTGTGCACCAAATATCCGCGCAAGCACACAGTGCTGATGAACTTCCTCAGCGGTATGCTGCGCGAGGAGGGTGGCCTTGAGTACAAGACCTCCATAGTTGACACCATCATCACGATCATCGAAGAGAATGCGGACGCCAAGGAGTCCGGCTTGTCGCATCTGTGCGAGTTCATCGAGGATTGTGAACACGTTTCACTGGCGGTGAGGATTCTTCACCTGCTGGGCAAGGAGGGACCCTTTGCGGCCACACCATCTAAGTACATACGCTTTATCTATAATCGCGTCATCTTGGAGAGCCCTATTGTGCGAGCAGCCGCGGTCACGGCCATGGCCCAGTTTGGAGCATCTTGCCCAGCCTTGTTAAGCAATATCCTCGTTCTGCTGGGTCGTTGCCAGATGGACCCGGACGACGAGGTGCGTGACCGTGCCACCTACTACCTTAGCATTCTTAACTCGGAAAGGCCAGAGCTGTACAAGAACTACATCATCGAGAGGGAGAACTGTTCTCTGGCTCTGCTGGAGAAGTCGCTGGTCGAACATCTGAATGGTGACCTGGACACACGCTTCGATATTTCCATTGTGCCCAAGGCGGCCATAGTTAAGCCAGTTATTGCCAACGACGTAATGCTAGTTACCAGCAGTGCTCCACGACCGCCGAAGATCACGCGGGAGGAGGAGAGTGCTGCACGTTTGGCACAGCTGCCGGGCATCCAGGTGCTGGGCCCCATCCATCGCAGCACAGCTCCCATCCAGCTGACCGAAAGCGAAACGGAGTATACGGTGCAGTGCATCAAACACATATTCGGCCAGCACGTGGTCTTCCAGTTCGATTGCTTGAATACGCTGTCCGATCAAATCTTGGAAAATGTGCGGGTGGAACTCACGCTGCCGGAAGGATTCACAACCAGGGCGGTCATTCCATGTCCCAAGCTACCCTACAACGATCTGCAAACTACTTTTGTCATCGTAGAATTCCCGCCCGATGCCGCCAATTCCATTG CCACCTTTGGTGCCACTTTACGATTTGTGGTCAAGGACTGCGATCCCAACACAGGCGAGCCGGAGTCAGAGGAGGGCTATGACGACGAGTACATGCTAGAGGATTTGGAGCTGACGGTTGCCGATCAGATACAGAAAACCAGAAAGAACAATTTCCAAGTGTCCTGGGATGCGGCTGACAGCGAAG AATGGCTACAAGCCGAGGATACCTTTGTGCTGTCGGCAGTGACCACCTTGCAGGATGCCGTCAATACTATAGTCAAGATCCTGGGCTTGGGCGCTGCAAACCTCTCTGAGAATGTGCCCGAGGGTACGCACCTGCATACGCTGCTCTGTTCAG GAACCTTCAGAGGCGGCGCCGAGATTCTGGTGCGGGCCAAGCTGGCGCTTTCAGAAGGCGTAACGCTCAATCTGACGGTGCGCAGCACGGATCAGGACGTGGCGGAGCTCATAACGGCGGCCATCGGATAA
- the LOC6619497 gene encoding coatomer subunit gamma isoform X1 — translation MNYFSLASHKKHRGHPPAGPSNAYQNLEKTSVLQETRTFNETPVNPRKCIHILTKILYLINQGEQLVAREATDCFFAMTKLFQSKDVVLRRMVYLGIKELSSIAEDVIIVTSSLTKDMTGKEDLYRAAAIRALCSITDNTMLQAVERYMKQCIVDKNAAVSCAALVSSLRLANTAGDVVKRWANEAQEALNSDNIMVQYHALGLLYHIRKSDRLAVSKLVNKLTRGSLKSPYAVCMLIRIACKLIEEEDIPSEELSDSPLFTFIESCLRHKSEMVIYEAAHAIVNLKNTNPRMLSPAFSILQLFCSSPKATLRFAAVRTLNKVAMTHPAAVTTCNLDLEGLITDSNRSVATLAITTLLKTGAESSVERLMKQISTFVAEISDEFKVVVVQAICALCTKYPRKHTVLMNFLSGMLREEGGLEYKTSIVDTIITIIEENADAKESGLSHLCEFIEDCEHVSLAVRILHLLGKEGPFAATPSKYIRFIYNRVILESPIVRAAAVTAMAQFGASCPALLSNILVLLGRCQMDPDDEVRDRATYYLSILNSERPELYKNYIIERENCSLALLEKSLVEHLNGDLDTRFDISIVPKAAIVKPVIANDVMLVTSSAPRPPKITREEESAARLAQLPGIQVLGPIHRSTAPIQLTESETEYTVQCIKHIFGQHVVFQFDCLNTLSDQILENVRVELTLPEGFTTRAVIPCPKLPYNDLQTTFVIVEFPPDAANSIATFGATLRFVVKDCDPNTGEPESEEGYDDEYMLEDLELTVADQIQKTRKNNFQVSWDAADSEEWLQAEDTFVLSAVTTLQDAVNTIVKILGLGAANLSENVPEGTHLHTLLCSGTFRGGAEILVRAKLALSEGVTLNLTVRSTDQDVAELITAAIG, via the exons ATGAACTATTTTTCCCTTGCCTCGCACAAAAAACATCGCGGCCATCCGCCAGCAGGCCCGAGCAATGCGTACCAGAACCTGGAAAAAACCTCGGTGCTTCAGGAGACGCGCACCTTCAATGAGACGCCGGTGAACCCAAGGAAGTGCATCCACATCCTGACCAAAATCCTGTACCTGATCAATCAGGGTGAGCAGCTTGTGGCCCGCGAGGCTACCGACTGCTTTTTCGCGATGACGAAGCTCTTCCAATCTAAGGACGTGGTGCTGCGTCGTATGGTATACCTGGGCATCAAGGAGCTGAGCTCCATTGCCGAGGACGTCATCATCGTTACCAGCTCGCTAACGAAGGATATGACCGGCAAGGAAGACCTGTACAGGGCCGCTGCAATCCGGGCTTTGTGCAGCATCACGGATAACACCATGTTGCAGGCCGTGGAGCGCTACATGAAGCAGTGCATTGTAGACAAAAACGCGGCGGTTTCTTGTGCTGCATTGGTCAGTTCCTTGAGATTGGCCAACACTGCGGGCGACGTAGTCAAGAGGTGGGCAAACGAGGCCCAGGAGGCCTTGAACAGCGACAACATCATGGTACAGTACCACGCCTTGGGTCTGCTCTACCATATCCGCAAGTCGGATCGGCTGGCTGTCTCCAAATTGGTCAACAAGCTGACCAGAGGCTCTTTGAAGAGTCCCTATGCCGTTTGCATGCTG ATACGCATTGCCTGTAAGCTAATCGAAGAGGAGGACATTCCCTCTGAGGAGCTTTCCGATTCACCCTTGTTTACGTTCATCGAGTCCTGTCTGCGCCACAAGAGCGAGATGGTCATCTACGAGGCGGCCCATGCCATTGTCAACCTCAAGAACACCAATCCGCGAATGCTATCGCCGGCGTTCTCCATCCTCCAGCTTTTCTGCAGCTCGCCGAAGGCAACGTTGCGCTTTGCGGCCGTGCGCACGCTCAACAAGGTGGCGATGACGCACCCGGCAGCGGTGACCACCTGTAACTTGGACCTGGAAGGTCTCATCACGGACTCCAATCGATCGGTGGCCACTCTGGCCATCACTACGCTGCTAAAGACCGGCGCTGAATCCTCGGTAGAGCGTTTGATGAAGCAGATCTCCACGTTTGTGGCCGAGATTTCCGATGAGTTCAAGGTGGTGGTCGTACAGGCCATTTGCGCTCTGTGCACCAAATATCCGCGCAAGCACACAGTGCTGATGAACTTCCTCAGCGGTATGCTGCGCGAGGAGGGTGGCCTTGAGTACAAGACCTCCATAGTTGACACCATCATCACGATCATCGAAGAGAATGCGGACGCCAAGGAGTCCGGCTTGTCGCATCTGTGCGAGTTCATCGAGGATTGTGAACACGTTTCACTGGCGGTGAGGATTCTTCACCTGCTGGGCAAGGAGGGACCCTTTGCGGCCACACCATCTAAGTACATACGCTTTATCTATAATCGCGTCATCTTGGAGAGCCCTATTGTGCGAGCAGCCGCGGTCACGGCCATGGCCCAGTTTGGAGCATCTTGCCCAGCCTTGTTAAGCAATATCCTCGTTCTGCTGGGTCGTTGCCAGATGGACCCGGACGACGAGGTGCGTGACCGTGCCACCTACTACCTTAGCATTCTTAACTCGGAAAGGCCAGAGCTGTACAAGAACTACATCATCGAGAGGGAGAACTGTTCTCTGGCTCTGCTGGAGAAGTCGCTGGTCGAACATCTGAATGGTGACCTGGACACACGCTTCGATATTTCCATTGTGCCCAAGGCGGCCATAGTTAAGCCAGTTATTGCCAACGACGTAATGCTAGTTACCAGCAGTGCTCCACGACCGCCGAAGATCACGCGGGAGGAGGAGAGTGCTGCACGTTTGGCACAGCTGCCGGGCATCCAGGTGCTGGGCCCCATCCATCGCAGCACAGCTCCCATCCAGCTGACCGAAAGCGAAACGGAGTATACGGTGCAGTGCATCAAACACATATTCGGCCAGCACGTGGTCTTCCAGTTCGATTGCTTGAATACGCTGTCCGATCAAATCTTGGAAAATGTGCGGGTGGAACTCACGCTGCCGGAAGGATTCACAACCAGGGCGGTCATTCCATGTCCCAAGCTACCCTACAACGATCTGCAAACTACTTTTGTCATCGTAGAATTCCCGCCCGATGCCGCCAATTCCATTG CCACCTTTGGTGCCACTTTACGATTTGTGGTCAAGGACTGCGATCCCAACACAGGCGAGCCGGAGTCAGAGGAGGGCTATGACGACGAGTACATGCTAGAGGATTTGGAGCTGACGGTTGCCGATCAGATACAGAAAACCAGAAAGAACAATTTCCAAGTGTCCTGGGATGCGGCTGACAGCGAAG AATGGCTACAAGCCGAGGATACCTTTGTGCTGTCGGCAGTGACCACCTTGCAGGATGCCGTCAATACTATAGTCAAGATCCTGGGCTTGGGCGCTGCAAACCTCTCTGAGAATGTGCCCGAGGGTACGCACCTGCATACGCTGCTCTGTTCAG GAACCTTCAGAGGCGGCGCCGAGATTCTGGTGCGGGCCAAGCTGGCGCTTTCAGAAGGCGTAACGCTCAATCTGACGGTGCGCAGCACGGATCAGGACGTGGCGGAGCTCATAACGGCGGCCATCGGATAA
- the LOC6619500 gene encoding protein pygopus: MTHNLGMAPYRLPGPAGGLCPPDFKPPPPTDIISAPSNPKKRRKTSSAANSAAAVAAAAAAAAAANSMQQQQAPPTPQDLLPPPPMGGFGDTIIASNPFDDSPQVSAMSSSAAAAMAAMNQMGGGPGGGHFGGGGPGGHPHWEDRMGMGGGPPPPPHMHPHMHPHHPGGPMGHPHGPHPHMSGPPPMRGMSPMHPHQMGPGPGVGLPPHMNHGRPGGPGGPGGPVPMGSPMGGIAGMGGMSPMGGMGGPSISPHHMGMGGLSPMGGGPNGPNPRAMQGSPMGGPGQNSPMNSLPMGSPMGNPIGSPLGPPSGPGPGNPGNTGGPQQQQQQPPQPPMNNGQMGPPPLHSPLGNGPTGHGSHMPGGPIPGPGPGPGGLVGPGGISPAHGNNPGGPGNNMLGGNPGGGNSNNNGSNTSNSSNNNQNPHLSPAAGRLGVPTSMQSNGPSVSSVASSSVPSPATPTLTPTSTATSMSTSVPTSSPAPPAMSPHHSLNSAGPSPGMPNSGPSPLQSPAGPNGPNNNNSNNNNGPMMGQMNPNAVPMQHQQHMGGGPPGHGPGPMPGMGMNQMLPPQQPSHLGPPHPNMMNHPHHPHHHPGGPPPHMMGGPGMHGGPGGMPPHMGGGPNPHMMGGPHGNAGPHMGHGHMGGVPGPGPGPGGMNGPPHPHMSPHHGHPHHQHNPMGGPGPNMFGGGGGGPMGPGGPMGNMGPMGGGPMGGPMGVGPKPMTMGGGKMYPPGQPMVFNPQNPNAPPIYPCGMCHKEVNDNDEAVFCESGCNFFFHRTCVGLTEAAFQMLNKEVFAEWCCDKCVSSKHIPMVKFKC, encoded by the exons ATGACCCACAATCTTGGTATGGCGCCATATCGATTGCCGGGTCCAGCGGGCGGGCTTTGTCCGCCCGACTTTAAGCCGCCGCCTCCCACGGACATTATCTCGGCGCCGAGCAATCCGAAGAAACGGCGAAAAACCTCAAGTGCCGCCAACTCCGCTGCAGCGGTggctgcggcggcggctgcagcagctgctgcgaattccatgcagcagcagcaggcgccaCCCACACCGCAGGATTTGCTGCCCCCTCCTCCAATGGGAGGCTTCGGAGACACCATTATTGCCTCGAATCCATTCGACGACAGTCCCCAAGTGTCGGCGATGTCCAGCTCAGCGGCCGCGGCGATGGCGGCCATGAATCAGATGGGCGGCGGACCAGGAGGCGGTCACTTTGGCGGCGGTGGACCGGGTGGGCACCCGCACTGGGAAGACCGCATGGGCATGGGCGGTGGACCTCCTCCCCCGCCGCACATGCATCCCCATATGCACCCGCATCATCCAGGCGGACCCATGGGTCACCCACATGGCCCACATCCGCACATGAGTGGTCCGCCTCCAATGCGAGGCATGAGCCCCATGCACCCCCACCAAATGGGACCGGGACCAGGCGTCGGACTTCCGCCGCATATGAATCACGGAAGGCCAGGGGGACCTGGTGGCCCTGGAGGACCCGTTCCAATGGGCAGTCCCATGGGTGGAATAGCTGGCATGGGCGGCATGAGTCCAATGGGCGGAATGGGAGGCCCCAGTATATCACCCCATCATATGGGCATGGGCGGACTGTCGCCCATGGGAGGCGGTCCCAACGGACCCAATCCGCGAGCCATGCAGGGTTCACCGATGGGCGGTCCGGGCCAGAACTCGCCAATGAACTCACTGCCGATGGGATCGCCAATGGGCAATCCAATTGGCAGCCCGTTGGGCCCTCCCTCGGGACCGGGTCCTGGAAATCCCGGCAATACCGGCGgaccacagcaacaacaacaacaacctcCGCAGCCACCGATGAACAACGGGCAGATGGGTCCTCCTCCTCTGCACAGTCCGCTCGGGAACGGACCAACGGGTCATGGCAGTCACATGCCTGGAGGACCAATCCCAGGACCAGGTCCTGGGCCTGGCGGCCTAGTAGGTCCCGGTGGCATCTCCCCCGCGCACGGCAACAACCCCGGAGGTCCTGGGAACAACATGCTCGGCGGAAATCCCGgcggcggcaacagcaacaacaacggaaGCAATACAAGTAactccagcaacaacaatcaaaatCCTCACCTCTCGCCAGCAGCCGGACGCCTGGGAGTGCCGACGTCGATGCAGTCAAATGGACCATCGGTATCATCGGTAGCCTCCTCATCGGTTCCCTCGCCCGCCACGCCCACGCTCACGCCCACATCGACGGCCACGTCCATGTCCACGTCAGTGCCTACATCCTCGCCAGCGCCGCCCGCCATGTCACCGCATCACTCGCTAAACAGCGCCGGCCCGAGTCCGGGCATGCCCAACTCCGGACCCAGCCCGCTGCAGTCGCCAGCCGGACCCAATGGCcccaataacaacaacagcaataacaacaacggaCCCATGATGGGCCAGATGAACCCGAACGCAGTTCCTatgcagcaccagcagcacatGGGCGGCGGCCCACCTGGCCACGGGCCCGGACCAATGCCCGGAATGGGCATGAACCAAATGCTGCCACCGCAGCAACCCTCGCATCTTGGTCCCCCGCATCCGAATATGATGAACCACCCGCATCATCCGCACCATCATCCTGGCGGACCACCGCCGCACATGATGGGAGGACCTGGAATGCACGGCGGTCCTGGTGGAATGCCTCCTCATATGGGCGGAGGACCTAATCCGCACATGATGGGCGGTCCGCACGGGAACGCGGGTCCGCACATGGGCCACGGCCACATGGGTGGAGTACCAGGTCCAGGACCCGGACCCGGTGGCATGAACGGACCCCCGCATCCGCACATGTCCCCGCACCACGGACACCCGCATCACCAGCACAATCCAATGGGCGGCCCAGGTCCAAATATGTTCGGCGGTGGTGGAGGAGGTCCCATGGGACCCGGTGGACCGATGGGCAACATGGGGCCCATGGGAGGTGGGCCGATGGGTGGCCCTATGGGCGTTGGTCCCAAGCCGATGACAATGGGCGGCGGAAAGATGTACCCGCCGGGTCAGCCGATGGTCTTTAATCCGCAGAACCCGAATGCGCCGCCCATATATCCTTGTGGCATGTGCCACAAGGAGGTGAACGACAACGACGAAGCCGTGTTCTGTGAATCCGGTTGTAACTTTTTCTTTCACAG AACCTGCGTTGGCCTGACAGAGGCGGCCTTCCAAATGCTCAACAAGGAGGTGTTTGCCGAGTGGTGCTGCGACAAGTGCGTGTCTTCCAAGCATATTCCCATGGTCAAGTTCAAGTGTTGA